In the genome of Ananas comosus cultivar F153 linkage group 11, ASM154086v1, whole genome shotgun sequence, one region contains:
- the LOC109717559 gene encoding uncharacterized protein LOC109717559 yields the protein MKRGFEYASTKYNDHKITARCRVLDCPWKIKARQVPRIAQLWVKKFDSQHTCNRAIGGLGHRNCDAAFIAAFVKEQVVANEKYTPKMVQTEILRQHGVKISYWKAYRARELVLQEMRGDFEGSKHYRPLIGLDGTFLTGKFRGCLLTASCIDGNNCILPLAWAVVEAHGCCIYHLSTNLPHAPNNTPAWRRFWAAARAYTVTKFNEHMEKMKELNSEQYKYVVKLPRHRWATHCFLGRRYSMLTSNCAETINSVIRHLKSLPITYLVEETRKKTACYFYQRKNNGENITSVVTSYAEKILGSSRETSRFYTLNPLTDVLFQVIAADRTDVVHLSKKTCSCKRWDIDGIPCNHAMAAISFRLRDPYDFVEDWFKTSTYCATYNDCVPPTRGKEQWPAIPSNVVPPRQPNVRIQPGRRKVSRRESIANGLIKKRCRNCQRWGHNKRCIPNYGDSGVRERSEDDNAIPGKRKCSASPPQQRFPSYGERHLGFAFFAVTGNPRSEDPGGQGIVSSPSSLSLEPPGPYSSFRLLRRRWKPAAFLVFGEKLPPSSALGRNPYLPLCVA from the exons ATGAAAAGAGGTTTTGAGTACGCATCGACGAAATACAACGACCATAAGATAACCGCACGATGCCGTGTCTTAGATTGTCCTTGGAAAATAAAGGCGCGTCAAGTACCGAGAATTGCTCAATTGTGGGTGAAGAAATTTGATTCGCAACACACTTGTAACAGGGCAATAGGGGGATTGGGCCACAGGAATTGCGATGCGGCTTTTATAGCAGCATTTGTTAAGGAGCAGGTGGTGGCAAACGAGAAATATACGCCGAAGATGGTTCAGACCGAGATTCTTCGACAGCACGGCGTAAAAATTTCATACTGGAAAGCCTACCGAGCCAGAGAATTGGTCCTTCAAGAGATGCGCGGCGATTTCGAGGGCTC GAAGCACTACAGGCCGCTGATTGGTCTGGATG GAACTTTCCTAACTGGTAAGTTTAGAGGTTGTCTGCTGACGGCGTCATGTATTGATGGGAATAACTGCATATTGCCATTGGCGTGGGCAGTTGTTGAAG CTCATGGTTGTTGCATTTACCATCTGTCTACCAATCTCCCGCACGCGCCAAACAATACACCTGCGTGGAGAAGATTTTGGGCTGCGGCCCGTGCATATACTGTCACGAAGTTCAACGAACACATGGAAAAGATGAAGGAGTTGAACTCCGAACAGTACAAGTATGTGGTCAAGCTTCCTCGGCATAGGTGGGCTACCCATTGCTTTCTGGGAAGGCGTTATTCAATGCTCACTTCCAACTGTGCCGAGACGATAAATAGTGTAATTCGACATTTAAAGAGCCTTCCAATTACCTACCTTGTGGAGGAAACACGAAAGAAGACAGCTTGTTATTTTTACCAGAGAAAAAATAATGGGGAGAATATTACCAGTGTAGTAACATCCTATGCAGAAAAGATTTTAGGGAGCTCGAGGGAAACGTCCCGCTTTTACACACTGAATCCTTTGACCGATGTCCTCTTTCAG GTAATTGCAGCTGACCGTACGGATGTTGTGCATCTGTCCAAAAAGACATGTTCCTGCAAGCGATGGGACATTGACGGCATTCCATGTAATCACGCCATGGCAGCAATTTCATTTAGGCTACGAGATCCGTATGATTTTGTCGAGGACTGGTTTAAAACCTCGACTTATTGTGCAACCTACAACGATTGCGTCCCCCCCACCAGAGGCAAAGAGCAATGGCCTGCAATACCAAGTAACGTTGTTCCGCCGCGGCAGCCAAACGTCCGCATACAACCGGGCAGAAGAAAGGTTTCGCGGCGAGAGTCTATTGCTAACGGCTTAATAAAAAAGCGGTGCCGGAATTGCCAGAGATGGGGGCACAACAAAAG ATGCATTCCCAATTACGGAGACAGTGGTGTTCGTGAAAGAAGTGAAGACGACAACGCCATTCCCGGTAAGAGGAAGTGCAGCGCTTCCCCTCCGCAGCAGCGCTTCCCCTCCTACGGGGAACGCC ATCTAGGCTTCGCCTTCTTCGCCGTCACTGGAAATCCCCGATCTGAGGACCCCGGTGGCCAGGGCATCGTCTCTTCGCCTTCTTCTCTATCTTTGGAACCCCCGGGCCCTTATTCTTCTTTTCGCCTTCTTCGTCGTCGCTGGAAACCCGCCGCCTTCCTCGTGTTTGGGGAGAAACTGCCGCCTTCCTCGGCTTTGGGGAGAAACCCCTACCTTCCTCTGTGCGTAGCCTAG